The window CAATGATTCCTTTCGGGGCAGATTCCAGACGAGGGGGACGACGTCATGAGCGAGCCCGTACCATCCGCGGCCCGCCTGGCCGGCAACGTGCGCATCGGCACCAAGATCCTGGTGGTCGTTCTCATGGTGGCGGCGCTCGGCGGCGCGGTCGGACTGTTCGCGCTGCGCCAGATGAGCACCCTCTCCGACGCCGCCGAGGGCGAATACGCCCAGACTCTGAAGGCCCAGGCGATCGCCGACATGCGCTCGGCCTTCAACCGGACCCGGATCAACGCGCTGGAATACCTGCTCGCCGGGGACGACACCACCCGGGCCACCGAGCAGAAGGAGTTCCAGGACGAGGTGGCGAACATCGCCACCCTCACCGATGGCTACCAGGCCCTGGCCGGGACCCCGGCCGAACGGGACAGCATCGAATCGTTCACCGGCGACTGGACGAACTACCTCGCCCTCGTCACGGACCGACTGTTCCCCCTTGCCGAACAGGGCCGGATCGATCAGGTCCGCACCATCCGCGCCCAAGACATCAAGCCACTCGTCGACTCGATGCGCGACGATCTCACCGCGCTCTCCAACGCCGCCGTGGCCGAGGCCCGTGACTCTCACGAGGGCGCGAACGGTGCGTACAGCAGCGGCCGGGCCATCATCATCACCTCGATCGTGGTCGTGCTACTGGTCGGGTCCGCGGTCGCGGTGCTGTTCGCCCGCGGCATCACCCGGCCCCTGGCGCACTGCGTACAGGTGCTGCGCCGGATCGACGACGGTGACCTGACCGCGCGTACCGAGATCGGCGGCGGCGACGAGATCGGCGAGCTCGCCACCGCCCTCAACCACACCGCCGGGGCGGTCGCCACCACCGTGCGG of the Actinoplanes sichuanensis genome contains:
- a CDS encoding methyl-accepting chemotaxis protein: MSEPVPSAARLAGNVRIGTKILVVVLMVAALGGAVGLFALRQMSTLSDAAEGEYAQTLKAQAIADMRSAFNRTRINALEYLLAGDDTTRATEQKEFQDEVANIATLTDGYQALAGTPAERDSIESFTGDWTNYLALVTDRLFPLAEQGRIDQVRTIRAQDIKPLVDSMRDDLTALSNAAVAEARDSHEGANGAYSSGRAIIITSIVVVLLVGSAVAVLFARGITRPLAHCVQVLRRIDDGDLTARTEIGGGDEIGELATALNHTAGAVATTVRQVRDDAEALSSTSARLSVIAEELTRSAQTTAEQAGSVSAAAEVISSNVQTVAAGTEEMSASIREIATSAGASAQVAGSATTAAQRTSDTMAKLGQASAEITEVINAITSIAEQTNLLALNATIEAARAGESGKGFAVVASEVKDLAQETARATEDISKRIAAIQSDTDAAVAAIGDIGDVIAQINDYATTIAAAVEEQTATTGEMGRNVAEAASGSGHIAADITNVAATANQTTQSADEARTTAAELAGMAQRLGSAVSNYRL